Proteins encoded in a region of the Flavobacterium sp. MDT1-60 genome:
- a CDS encoding bifunctional 3-deoxy-7-phosphoheptulonate synthase/chorismate mutase type II, whose product MENKKEMRKWLEDFNLNHPLVIAGPCSAETEDQVLKIAHELKDSKVSVFRAGIWKPRTRPGGFEGVGEIGLKWLQKAKKETGLLMGTEVATAAHCKLALEHDIDVLWVGARTTANPFAVQEIADTLKGTDKIVLVKNPVNPDLALWLGGVERLHMAGIEKLGVIHRGFSTYEKTKYRNIPEWQIAIELQNKFPDLPLIIDPSHITGDRKMIFEVTQEALDLNYDGMIIETHYDPDNAWSDAAQQVTPDVLKQIIKDLTIRKTDDTTDEYSSKMTKLRANIDVLDANLLELLGKRMKVADEIGQVKKDANVAILQNNRWNEILGKMILEGEKKGLTEEFVLRMFKAIHQESIGHQEKIFNA is encoded by the coding sequence ATGGAAAATAAGAAAGAAATGAGAAAGTGGTTAGAAGATTTCAATTTAAATCACCCACTTGTGATAGCTGGACCTTGTAGTGCAGAAACGGAAGATCAAGTATTAAAGATTGCTCATGAATTGAAAGATTCAAAAGTTAGTGTATTCAGAGCTGGAATCTGGAAACCAAGAACGCGTCCGGGAGGATTTGAAGGTGTTGGAGAAATTGGTTTAAAATGGTTACAAAAAGCTAAAAAAGAAACTGGTTTATTAATGGGAACTGAAGTTGCGACTGCAGCGCATTGTAAACTGGCTTTAGAACATGATATCGACGTTTTATGGGTTGGTGCACGTACAACTGCAAACCCATTCGCAGTTCAGGAAATTGCTGATACATTAAAAGGAACTGATAAAATCGTTTTGGTTAAAAACCCTGTAAATCCGGATTTAGCTTTATGGTTAGGTGGTGTTGAGCGTTTGCACATGGCTGGAATTGAGAAATTAGGAGTAATTCACAGAGGTTTCTCTACTTACGAGAAAACAAAATACAGAAACATTCCGGAATGGCAAATTGCTATCGAATTGCAAAATAAATTCCCTGATTTACCTTTAATCATCGATCCATCTCACATTACCGGAGATCGTAAAATGATTTTCGAAGTAACACAAGAGGCTTTAGATTTGAATTACGATGGTATGATTATCGAAACGCACTACGATCCGGACAACGCCTGGTCTGATGCTGCTCAACAAGTTACTCCTGATGTTTTGAAACAAATTATTAAAGATTTGACGATCAGAAAAACAGATGACACTACAGATGAGTACAGTTCAAAAATGACTAAATTAAGAGCCAATATCGACGTTTTGGATGCTAACTTATTAGAGTTATTAGGAAAACGTATGAAAGTAGCTGACGAAATTGGTCAGGTGAAAAAAGATGCAAACGTAGCGATTCTTCAAAACAATCGTTGGAATGAAATCTTAGGAAAAATGATTTTAGAAGGTGAGAAAAAAGGTCTTACTGAAGAGTTTGTTTTGAGAATGTTCAAAGCAATCCACCAGGAAAGTATCGGTCACCAGGAAAAAATATTCAACGCATAA
- the dtd gene encoding D-aminoacyl-tRNA deacylase codes for MKIVLQRVSQASVTVDSKIVADIHKGLLVLVGIQDSDTREDIDWLVGKIIKMRIFGDENDVMNCSVQDIDGDIIVVSQFTLHASTKKGNRPSYIKASKPEFAIPMYENFVKSLEKDFNKKVQTGIFGADMKVSLLNDGPVTILIDSKNRE; via the coding sequence ATGAAAATAGTTCTTCAAAGAGTTTCTCAGGCATCTGTAACGGTAGATTCTAAAATTGTTGCCGATATTCATAAAGGACTATTAGTGTTAGTTGGGATTCAAGATTCCGATACCCGGGAAGACATCGATTGGCTGGTTGGAAAAATCATTAAAATGAGAATTTTTGGCGATGAAAATGACGTCATGAATTGCTCGGTTCAGGATATTGACGGCGATATCATTGTAGTAAGTCAGTTTACACTTCACGCTTCTACAAAAAAAGGAAACCGCCCTTCGTATATAAAAGCTTCAAAGCCAGAGTTTGCGATTCCGATGTATGAGAACTTCGTAAAATCTTTAGAAAAAGATTTTAATAAAAAAGTACAGACCGGAATTTTTGGTGCAGATATGAAAGTCAGTCTGTTGAATGACGGCCCGGTTACGATTTTAATTGACAGCAAAAACAGGGAATAA
- a CDS encoding DUF3857 domain-containing protein: MKKPFFALFFLLFSFISSAQKNNYSVLTLTDSLKANADAVVRLDQMDIVIASQRAMNIKTQRIVTVFNETGLSDIEAYQGYDKSTSVKNIEAIVYDAFGNEIKKIKRKDFKDQSAVSGSTLFSDNRVIFLEYTPVSYPFTIVYNSEIESSNTAFLPQWYFLGGYSVSIEKCVLNVTYPNNLGFKKKEFQFTGYNIKKTLDTDTQLSYVANNILAQKPENLSPSGRDLFPRVIMGLENFHLEGVDGTAKTWEAFGKWYSDKILTGTTDLSEETKAKIKALVGDEKDPIKKAKIIYDYVQKKSRYVNIAVGIGGWKPMLAADVDRLGYGDCKALSNYTKALLQAVDVPSYNTILYGDTYKSNIQSDFVSMQGNHMILAIPNGDNYTFLECTSQDDPFGYQGTFTDDRDVLVVKPEGGVIVRTKIYEDKGNRQIDKGIYTIDENGNFSGSISIISEGSQYNSKQRLESSQPTEKEKYYKKYWDHINNLKLGKINFTNDKQSIRFTEDIQISAMNYAPISANKMIFAVDAFNQNAENVRRIRNRKNPFEIQRGYLDTDEIEINLPAGFAIEFLPSNYELKGKFGEYKTEIIKKENNKLLYKRSMLVNKGKYSNKEYDEYRLFMEQVSRNDNAKIILTKN; this comes from the coding sequence ATGAAAAAACCTTTTTTTGCGTTATTTTTTTTGTTATTTTCCTTTATTTCTTCTGCTCAAAAGAACAATTATTCTGTTTTAACTCTTACTGATAGTTTAAAGGCTAATGCCGATGCTGTGGTGCGCTTGGATCAAATGGATATAGTCATTGCTTCGCAAAGAGCTATGAACATTAAAACACAAAGAATTGTAACGGTTTTTAATGAAACAGGGTTGAGTGACATCGAAGCCTATCAGGGATATGATAAATCCACTTCGGTAAAAAATATTGAAGCGATTGTTTATGATGCTTTTGGGAATGAAATCAAGAAAATTAAACGTAAAGATTTTAAAGACCAAAGTGCAGTTAGCGGGAGCACCCTCTTCTCAGATAATCGTGTAATTTTTTTAGAATATACTCCGGTTTCTTATCCTTTTACCATTGTTTACAATAGTGAGATTGAAAGTTCAAATACAGCCTTTTTACCACAATGGTATTTCTTAGGAGGCTATTCTGTAAGTATTGAGAAATGCGTTTTAAATGTTACTTATCCAAATAATCTCGGATTTAAAAAGAAAGAATTTCAATTTACCGGTTATAATATCAAAAAAACTTTAGATACGGACACACAATTAAGCTATGTTGCGAACAATATTTTAGCTCAGAAACCTGAAAATTTAAGCCCTTCCGGGAGAGATCTTTTTCCAAGAGTTATCATGGGTCTGGAGAATTTTCATTTAGAAGGTGTTGACGGAACGGCTAAAACCTGGGAAGCATTTGGTAAATGGTACAGTGACAAAATTCTAACCGGAACTACTGATTTATCTGAAGAAACTAAAGCGAAAATAAAAGCATTAGTAGGTGATGAAAAAGACCCAATAAAGAAAGCAAAAATCATTTATGACTATGTTCAGAAAAAATCAAGATATGTAAATATTGCTGTTGGTATTGGAGGATGGAAACCAATGCTTGCAGCAGATGTTGATCGTTTAGGATATGGAGATTGTAAAGCATTGTCAAATTACACCAAAGCACTTTTACAGGCTGTTGATGTTCCTTCCTATAACACTATTTTGTATGGCGATACCTATAAATCGAACATCCAGTCTGATTTTGTTTCGATGCAGGGAAACCATATGATCCTGGCAATCCCAAATGGGGATAATTATACTTTTCTGGAATGTACCAGCCAGGATGATCCTTTTGGTTATCAGGGAACTTTTACAGACGATAGAGACGTTTTAGTTGTTAAACCGGAAGGTGGTGTAATTGTAAGAACTAAAATATATGAGGACAAAGGTAACAGGCAAATTGATAAAGGAATTTATACTATTGATGAAAACGGTAATTTTTCGGGTTCAATTTCGATAATTTCAGAAGGTTCTCAGTATAATTCTAAACAAAGACTAGAAAGTAGTCAGCCTACAGAAAAAGAAAAATATTATAAGAAGTATTGGGATCATATCAATAATCTGAAATTAGGTAAAATAAATTTTACTAACGATAAGCAAAGCATTCGTTTTACTGAGGATATTCAAATTAGTGCAATGAACTATGCTCCAATTTCGGCTAATAAAATGATTTTTGCTGTCGATGCATTTAATCAAAATGCCGAAAATGTAAGACGGATCAGAAATAGAAAAAATCCTTTTGAGATTCAGCGTGGTTATTTGGATACAGATGAAATTGAAATTAATTTACCAGCTGGTTTTGCTATTGAGTTTTTGCCTTCAAACTATGAATTGAAGGGGAAATTTGGAGAATACAAAACTGAAATCATCAAAAAAGAAAATAACAAACTGCTTTACAAACGCTCTATGCTCGTAAATAAAGGTAAATATTCGAATAAGGAATACGATGAATATCGCCTTTTTATGGAACAAGTATCGAGAAACGATAACGCTAAAATTATCCTTACCAAAAACTAA